One Qiania dongpingensis genomic window carries:
- the rplJ gene encoding 50S ribosomal protein L10 — translation MAKVELKQPVVEEISNLLKEAKSAVIVDYRGLTVEQDTELRKQLREAGVNYKVYKNTMINFAIQGTEFEPLKANLEGPTALATSATDETAPARIMNEFSKKADKLQLKAGVVEGSYYDEAGIKLIATIPSREELLGKLLGSMQSPIANFARVISQIAESKAE, via the coding sequence ATGGCAAAAGTGGAATTGAAACAGCCGGTTGTGGAAGAGATTTCCAATCTGCTGAAGGAAGCCAAATCTGCGGTCATCGTGGATTATCGCGGGCTGACAGTTGAGCAGGATACAGAACTGCGTAAACAGCTGAGAGAAGCCGGCGTTAATTACAAGGTATATAAAAATACCATGATCAATTTTGCAATCCAGGGTACAGAATTTGAACCTCTGAAAGCGAACCTGGAAGGCCCTACGGCTCTGGCCACATCCGCTACGGATGAAACTGCGCCTGCCCGCATCATGAACGAATTCAGTAAAAAGGCAGACAAGCTGCAGCTGAAAGCCGGCGTCGTGGAAGGAAGCTATTATGATGAAGCAGGCATAAAGCTGATCGCGACTATCCCCAGCAGAGAAGAACTCCTGGGCAAACTGCTTGGAAGCATGCAGTCTCCGATCGCGAACTTTGCTCGCGTTATCAGCCAGATTGCGGAGTCCAAGGCAGAATGA
- the rplL gene encoding 50S ribosomal protein L7/L12 yields the protein MAKLTTAEFIDAIKELSVLELNDLVKACEEEFGVSAAAGVVVAAGGAAGGAAEEEKTEFDVELTEIGPNKVKVIKVVREATGLGLKEAKEVVDSAPKVVKAQASKEEAEEIKTKLEAEGAKVTLK from the coding sequence ATGGCAAAGTTAACTACTGCAGAATTTATTGATGCGATCAAAGAGTTAAGCGTATTAGAGTTAAATGATCTGGTAAAAGCTTGTGAAGAAGAGTTTGGTGTATCCGCAGCAGCAGGTGTTGTTGTGGCGGCAGGCGGTGCGGCAGGCGGCGCAGCTGAGGAAGAGAAGACTGAGTTCGATGTAGAGCTTACAGAAATCGGACCTAACAAGGTTAAGGTCATCAAGGTTGTACGTGAAGCTACCGGTTTAGGCCTTAAAGAGGCTAAGGAAGTGGTAGACAGCGCTCCCAAGGTTGTAAAGGCTCAGGCCAGCAAAGAAGAGGCTGAGGAAATCAAGACCAAACTGGAAGCAGAGGGTGCAAAGGTTACTCTTAAATAA